A genomic stretch from Canis lupus familiaris isolate Mischka breed German Shepherd chromosome 15, alternate assembly UU_Cfam_GSD_1.0, whole genome shotgun sequence includes:
- the CYP4B1 gene encoding cytochrome P450 4B1 isoform X2, which yields MVSTLLSLSVSHLVLWATGLILVLGFLKLIRLLLRRQMLARAMDSFPGPPTHWLFGHAQEIQQTGSLDKVVTWAHQYDYAHPLWLGPFLGFLNIYEPDYAKAVYSRGDPKAADVYDFFLQWIGKGLLVLQGPKWYQHRKLLTPGFHYDVLKSYVAVFTNSTHAMLDKWEEKAREDKSFDIFCDVGYMALDSLMKCTFGKGDSSLGHRDSSYYSAVRDLTLLMQQRIESFQYHNDFIYWLTPHGRRFLRACQAAHDHTDQVIRERKAALQDEKEQEKIQNRRHLDFLDILLGARDENGIKLSDADLRAEVDTFMFEGHDTTTSGISWFLYCMALYPQHQHRCREEVCEILGDRDSFQWDDLVKMTYLTMCIKESFRLYPPVPQVYRQLSKPVNFVDGRSLPAGSLISLHIYALHRNSAVWPDPEVPHTWTWRSLTLCVFPLRMWPDATPLPSCPSLLGPGTALGSSLP from the exons ATGGTTTCTACCTTGCTCTCCTTGAGTGTCTCCCATCTGGTCTTGTGGGCTACTGGATTGATCTTGGTCTTAGGCTTCCTCAAGCTCATCCGTCTGCTGTTGCGGAGACAGATGCTGGCCAGGGCTATGGACAGTTTCCCAGGGCCCCCCACCCACTGGCTCTTCGGACATGCCCAGGAG ATCCAGCAGACGGGGAGCCTGGACAAGGTGGTGACCTGGGCCCACCAGTACGATTATGCCCACCCACTCTGGCTTGGACCGTTCCTTGGCTTCCTGAACATCTATGAGCCGGACTATGCCAAAGCTGTGTACAGCCGAGGGG ATCCGAAGGCTGCAGATGTGTATGACTTCTTTCTGCAGTGGATTG GGAAAGGCCTCCTGGTCCTCCAGGGGCCCAAGTGGTATCAGCACCGCAAGCTGCTTACACCTGGCTTCCACTATGATGTGCTGAAATCCTACGTGGCTGTGTTCACCAACTCCACGCACGCTATGCTG gacAAGTGGGAGGAAAAGGCTCGTGAAGATAAGAGCTTTGACATCTTCTGTGACGTGGGCTACATGGCACTGGACTCCCTCATGAAGTGCACCTTTGGCAAAGGAGACAGCAGTCTGGGCCACAG GGACAGTAGCTACTACTCGGCTGTCCGCGATCTCACTCTGCTGATGCAGCAGCGCATCGAGTCCTTCCAGTACCATAACGACTTCATCTACTGGCTCACCCCACACGGCCGCCGCTTCCTGCGGGCCTGCCAGGCAGCCCACGACCACACAG ACCAGGTCATCAGGGAACGAAAGGCAGCCCTGCAGGatgagaaagagcaggagaagaTCCAGAACCGGAGGCACCTGGACTTCTTGGACATTCTCCTGGGGGCTCGG GATGAAAATGGGATCAAGTTGTCAGACGCAGACCTCCGGGCTGAGGTAGACACATTCATGTTTGAAGGCCATGACACCACCACCAGTGGCATTTCCTGGTTTCTCTACTGCATGGCTCTCTACCCCCAGCACCAGCATCGTTGTCGGGAGGAGGTCTGCGAAATCCTTGGGGACCGGGATTCCTTCCAGTG GGATGATCTGGTGAAGATGACCTACTTGACCATGTGCATCAAGGAAAGCTTCCGCCTCTACCCACCCGTGCCCCAGGTATACCGCCAGCTCAGCAAGCCTGTCAACTTTGTGGATGGCCGATCCCTACCTGCAG GCAGCCTGATCTCTCTGCACATCTATGCCCTCCATAGGAACAGTGCAGTGTGGCCTGACCCTGAGGTACCACACACCTGGACCTGGAG GTCTTTGACCCTCTGCGTTTTTCCTCTGAGAATGTGGCCAGACGCCACCCCTTTGCCTTCATGCCCTTCTCTGCTGGGCCCAG GAACTGCATTGGGCAGCAGTTTGCCATGA
- the CYP4B1 gene encoding cytochrome P450 4B1 isoform X1 yields MVSTLLSLSVSHLVLWATGLILVLGFLKLIRLLLRRQMLARAMDSFPGPPTHWLFGHAQEIQQTGSLDKVVTWAHQYDYAHPLWLGPFLGFLNIYEPDYAKAVYSRGDPKAADVYDFFLQWIGKGLLVLQGPKWYQHRKLLTPGFHYDVLKSYVAVFTNSTHAMLDKWEEKAREDKSFDIFCDVGYMALDSLMKCTFGKGDSSLGHRDSSYYSAVRDLTLLMQQRIESFQYHNDFIYWLTPHGRRFLRACQAAHDHTDQVIRERKAALQDEKEQEKIQNRRHLDFLDILLGARDENGIKLSDADLRAEVDTFMFEGHDTTTSGISWFLYCMALYPQHQHRCREEVCEILGDRDSFQWDDLVKMTYLTMCIKESFRLYPPVPQVYRQLSKPVNFVDGRSLPAGSLISLHIYALHRNSAVWPDPEVFDPLRFSSENVARRHPFAFMPFSAGPRNCIGQQFAMNEMKVVTALCLLRFEFALDPLQLPVKMPQLILRSKNGIHLHLKSLRLGSGK; encoded by the exons ATGGTTTCTACCTTGCTCTCCTTGAGTGTCTCCCATCTGGTCTTGTGGGCTACTGGATTGATCTTGGTCTTAGGCTTCCTCAAGCTCATCCGTCTGCTGTTGCGGAGACAGATGCTGGCCAGGGCTATGGACAGTTTCCCAGGGCCCCCCACCCACTGGCTCTTCGGACATGCCCAGGAG ATCCAGCAGACGGGGAGCCTGGACAAGGTGGTGACCTGGGCCCACCAGTACGATTATGCCCACCCACTCTGGCTTGGACCGTTCCTTGGCTTCCTGAACATCTATGAGCCGGACTATGCCAAAGCTGTGTACAGCCGAGGGG ATCCGAAGGCTGCAGATGTGTATGACTTCTTTCTGCAGTGGATTG GGAAAGGCCTCCTGGTCCTCCAGGGGCCCAAGTGGTATCAGCACCGCAAGCTGCTTACACCTGGCTTCCACTATGATGTGCTGAAATCCTACGTGGCTGTGTTCACCAACTCCACGCACGCTATGCTG gacAAGTGGGAGGAAAAGGCTCGTGAAGATAAGAGCTTTGACATCTTCTGTGACGTGGGCTACATGGCACTGGACTCCCTCATGAAGTGCACCTTTGGCAAAGGAGACAGCAGTCTGGGCCACAG GGACAGTAGCTACTACTCGGCTGTCCGCGATCTCACTCTGCTGATGCAGCAGCGCATCGAGTCCTTCCAGTACCATAACGACTTCATCTACTGGCTCACCCCACACGGCCGCCGCTTCCTGCGGGCCTGCCAGGCAGCCCACGACCACACAG ACCAGGTCATCAGGGAACGAAAGGCAGCCCTGCAGGatgagaaagagcaggagaagaTCCAGAACCGGAGGCACCTGGACTTCTTGGACATTCTCCTGGGGGCTCGG GATGAAAATGGGATCAAGTTGTCAGACGCAGACCTCCGGGCTGAGGTAGACACATTCATGTTTGAAGGCCATGACACCACCACCAGTGGCATTTCCTGGTTTCTCTACTGCATGGCTCTCTACCCCCAGCACCAGCATCGTTGTCGGGAGGAGGTCTGCGAAATCCTTGGGGACCGGGATTCCTTCCAGTG GGATGATCTGGTGAAGATGACCTACTTGACCATGTGCATCAAGGAAAGCTTCCGCCTCTACCCACCCGTGCCCCAGGTATACCGCCAGCTCAGCAAGCCTGTCAACTTTGTGGATGGCCGATCCCTACCTGCAG GCAGCCTGATCTCTCTGCACATCTATGCCCTCCATAGGAACAGTGCAGTGTGGCCTGACCCTGAG GTCTTTGACCCTCTGCGTTTTTCCTCTGAGAATGTGGCCAGACGCCACCCCTTTGCCTTCATGCCCTTCTCTGCTGGGCCCAG GAACTGCATTGGGCAGCAGTTTGCCATGAATGAGATGAAGGTGGTCACAGCTCTCTGCTTGCTCCGCTTTGAGTTCGCCCTGGACCCCCTGCAGCTTCCCGTCAAGATGCCCCAGCTGATCCTGCGCTCCAAGAATGGCATCCACCTCCACCTGAAGTCGCTACGTCTGGGCTCTGGGAAGTAG